The genomic window CGCCCTCCGTCGTCTCTGACGGACTCTGTTGCCTTGTATTTTCACAACACGACATTGTGCGCGCGGCTTTTACGCACCTTTTTCTTCACTGCCCCCTTTCCCTTTCCTTAAACTTTTATGAATAAAGAGACATACGCGCCGATTGGTACGCAATCTTTCATATTGCGTATAACCGAGATAGTTTCCAACCCTACGGGCTGGTTGTAACTTCTGATACTGGTCGGCAACTTCATCATTTTCTCGGTAGTACGAATGATCGAGCTAGGCTCGTCGATGAGATTAATTTTGCAAGATTTATTAAGCTTTTTAGCCGATTTCAAAACCCTTCTCCCCCCCTGCCGGCCACGATGCGATCGATTTGAATGTCGTTAAATAGTTTCACAACGACAATTACTCAAAGCTGGTCAAATCAACTTATATAGAGCCTGGAAGCACGTTATTTACACGCTCTTCTTCTATCGTATTGATTGCACCGAGCGAACAAAACGCCTTCAGCGCCGATAAGTCGAAGCCCAATGTAACGATAAGTTGACTCTTACAATTAAACAGTCTATTCGTGCTATTAAGAACGACGTGTATACGCTAATCGTAAGTAAATGCAGTGACCGGTGAACGGCTCCTTAAAGTCGCAGGCATGGTTTCTAGTAATTGAGATTCGTTAGGAACAATTGATATATATTACACACGCCTTTTTGTCGTGGACTTGATCGCGTCATAATCCTTATCTCAATTTATACGTCGATCTTTACGGATTTTCTACTCCCACCAATAGGGATgtctatttttaaatattttatcttcCCAGTATCTAAATCTCAATCTTTCTTGACGAAGTAAAGACAGAGTCGCTTTACTCTGCACTCTGTTCCTCATCACTCGTCAAATTACGTCGTCATATTGCTACACATGTGTGTATCCACTTGATTATATACGTGCCATCTTGCGATACGATTTTTTCCAACTGCGAGATTTTGTGTGCAGAAATTGATATCGCAGTTTATACATACGTGGTCAAATTTCTTTACGGAAGCTTACGCCGGTACCTTTATATTTCACTTGCATCGGATCTTTACCTTTGAttatcgtcaatttttcattaattttagcTGCCTGCTCACTGTGGTAAGCCGTACAACGAAGATGGAAGCAGCGAAGAAGACGGCGGGCCAAGCGGTTGCTCCCGAACGCACAGACTATCGTCGCTGTATCACGGGACTTGGCCGGTCGAGCGAGGATTGTGGAACAGCCAACAAACTGGCCTCGGAAATCAACAGAGCACGTCAACCACTGTCCACAACGTGAGTGTCATTTGTGGAAAtagttttttcctcttcaaAGTAGTACCGGATGACAAAATGAGAAAGCATCCCTGAAGTAAGCAATCTGTGCGAAAGTAAACtacctatatgtataagaaATTTTGCATTCAGGATATAGCAAGCGTGATGAGCTTCTCCTCGAGCGTGAGTATGGGAGTCGGATGTCCCGGAGGAGCGCAAGAGATGCAAGGACAGAGGAGACTCGGAGCCAAGGTGGACGTTGTTTATAGTTTGTTGGGAATGCTCGGAGGTGCGGAAGGGCGAGAAGACATGAGCGCTACCCTTCTGTCCATGAGTAATTCCACGGATAGTTGTTTGGCGATGAGGCAATCCGGTTGGTTTTAAAGTTTCCTGAAAAGTGTATATATCAATTCTGTCGAATCGTATTTCCAAGCAATGATGACCGAATGTGTGTAACTGCAATTTACAGGGTGCCTCCCTTTACTGGTTCAACTCATCCATGCCCCGGGCCAAGATCCCGAAACCAGAGACAGAGCCTCGCAGGCTATTCACAACATCGTACACTCGAGAGGTGAGGAAAGAGCTGGGCGACGAGAAGCCAGAGTACTCAGACTCCTGGAACAGCTCAGAGACTACTGTCAGTCGCTGAGAACAACCCTTGCAGCACGACAACCACTCGGTAATTAATGAGTTTACGACCACGGCGTTAATGTGAAATAGGACTTGACATCAAGCTCAATCTTTGCCTTTCCTATGTTTCCAGATGATTTTGACAGACATCCGGGTCCAACTATAGCAGCCCTGATGAAACTCTCGTTCGACGAAGCCCACAGACACGCAATGTGCCAGTTGGGAGGTCTGCACGCCGTTGCAGAACTGATTGAAATGGACCACGCGGCCCACGGGAGTGAGTGCGACGACCAGAACTGCGTCACACTGCGTAGATACGCTGGTATGGCACTGACCAATCTGACATTTGGTGACGGCAACAACAAAGCACTTCTTTGCTCGTTTAGAGAATTTATGAAGGCACTGGTCGCACAATTGCGGAGTCCTAGCGACGATTTGCGTCAAGTAACTGCTAGCGTGCTTAGAAATCTATCCTGGCGAGCTGACAGTAGTAGCAAACAAACGTTACGCGAGGTAGGAGCAGTCGTCGGACTTACAATGGCTGCGATGGAAGGAAGAAAAGAGTCAACCCTCAAATCCATACTCTCGGCACTATGGAACTTATCAGCTCACTGCAGTACCAACAAAATCGACATATGCGCGGTCGAGGGTGCTCTGGCTTTCCTGGTTGACATGCTCAGCTACAAAGCGCCTTCAAAGACTTTGGCGATTGTCGAAAATGCCGGGGGCATATTAAGAAACGTTTCGAGTCATGTAGCCGTGAGAGAAGACTACAGATCAATTCTCCGAGAGAGAGGCTGCTTGCAAGTCCTTTTGCGCCAGCTAAGATCTCCCAGTTTAACGGTGGTCAGTAACGCGTGTGGTGCGTTGTGGAATTTGTCTGCTCGTTGTCCTCAGGATCAACGCATGCTGTGGGACCTTGGAGCAGTGCCAATGTTACGAAGCCTTGTTCACTCCAAGCACAAAATGATATCAATGGGTTCCAGCGCTGCTTTGAAGAATCTTTTGGGCGCGCGACCTGGTAGTAGTAATCTTGTCCATCTGGATTCAACTGCTAGAGGTTTGGGATTACCAACTTTGCCTACTCTAGTTGCGCGCAGGCAGAAGGCTCTTGAACAGGAGATTGATCAGAACTTGGCCGAAACTTGTGACAACATCGAGCCGAGTACTTCTCCCACAAACAAGGATGACAAGTTTGGATTCAAAGTTGAGCGACGATATGCTGACCTTGATTCTAGGAGCGGGCATTCGTATCAAATGCAAAACGGCCAACCTGGGCCATCCAGTATGCGATTCAACTGCGTAGCTCGCAGTGAGAGTAGAGAGTCCGTTCGTTCCATAACTAGTACACACTCGGATACGATTTTTGAAAGAGTTAATCGGCATGTATTGAACGGAGTGTCGCCAACTGAGTCGCAAGCAAAACAACAATCGTCTTCCCTTCATGCTGCAACAGGATTTAACACCGGAATTTCTGCAGATAGCACTGCTAAAGTGGCTAATTCGGACAGAAAATATGTTCTACGTTATAAGAATGCCTTCCCAGAGAGGCAAAGAGCTGTAAATGAACTTTCTTTCAATGATGTGGCAGACTTACGGTGTACTACTTCTACTATGTCGTGGGCTTCCGCTGCAGATCAAGAAGCAGCCTGCTCTCAGATATTAATGCGATCCTCTATTGACGAGTCTTCATTGTCCAACGAATTGAATAACCCCCTTATAGCTAACAGTGACGATATTAAATCTCAGTATTTTTCCGAAGGATCTGGTTTGTCAAGCATCACAAGATCTGGTGCAAGTTTGCCTGTGACTTCTAGTCAACAGGTGGATGAGTGTGTGCATTATGGAAATGAAAACCGCGAAATCATGGGAGCAATTAAAAAAGATACTACTGTATCCAAGCCAGTAGATTACAGACTAAGATATACTTTGCGCGATGTCGACCAAGATGAAAAACAACATTCCGGTTACTTTGTAGAGAGCGAAGAGGAGTTTCCCCACAGTAGTAATATCAAAAACCCATGTGCAGAAGAAAGGACACAGTACAAAACAAGTGGCCTAAAAGTGTGCAGAGAATTCAACGGCAAAGATAATACAGTTACGAGCACAACTTATGAATCATGGAAGTCTGAGCCCTCTAAGGGTCTGAAACACTCCTCTGAAACAAGCTCGTTAAATTCACTGGACAAGCACGCTAATTATCGTTTAGATCAAGCGTCTAATTCCAGTTCCAGCATTAGTTCTTTGACTGGTACAGTTGTAGGTGACAAATCAGCAGCAAGTATAACGCAGAAACCAAGTAATGCATTAGAGGAAAGCAATAATAATTCCATGGTGGAGGCCAAAAATGATATTAGCACGCTTGACAGTGGTTAGTACTCGAGCTCAGACCAGCATACTTGATGTTGTTTTTAAATATGCACAGTAGTTAAaattttggtgtttttttttccgaaaaatccAACAATGGCTATATGAAATTCTATTCAGTTTCAGACGTAGACCGAAGCCATAAATTTACGGATCATCAACAGGAACAAACTTCCCTTACATTTCCACAATATGATTCTCTAGGTTTACTCAGTGGCTTCGATGAACACAGCTCACTTGCAAGCAATTCAAGGTAATGCATTTTAACAAACTGTGACATAATTATCCAGTTACTGTTAAaccaattcacttttaaaaattggtagaaagcaataaattatttgccAGCTTGCatgattgtaaaaataattttctttacagCCTACGGCTGGAAAGTTTTACCGGCAACGAATTTCTAGAATCACCAGCAGAAAGCATGTCAGTGAATAATTTACAACCAGTTTGTACTAGCAACATGCAAAATCAAGAGTCTACACTTTCAGATCAACATTTATGTGAGTGTAATGATATGACAGTTTAAATTGTAGAGATTACTAAATGCATTGTCCAGTGATtacataataaatttattaaaactcAAAAAGTCTTTACTGAAGtgaataatgtataatatgaataatttttatgaatattaCTAAACACATAGTTACTGTACCGATagattttatattattattccagCTCATGCCGAATCCTATTCAGTGATGCACAATACATTTGTGAATGATGTGACACCAAATGGTCTAACAATAGATGATGAGCCAAAAATTGCTAATGATTCTAGACTGAAAGAATATAGCGCAATATCTGCTGCAGGTATTTCTGAATCTGACGAAATAGGAGAGTCGCTAAACTTGGGAATTGGAAGCATACTGGAAGACAGAGAAGAAGACACCGAAGTCAATGAAGTTGATAATGGTAGCGATCACTTATTTGCTGATGTTACGAGTGAAGCAGAAGCTGCAAGGTGTGTAAAACTAATagcaaaattttaataactaGTACTATTTCaaaatgcttttttctttcaagaaattttttaccgtGATTTTGTTGCACACTATTGAATATCTGTTTCAGGCATAAGACGCCCTTCAGAAGAAACAGTTTGCAAAAATCTCCTCAACCTGTCAGCAATTTAACACGATATCAGACTAGTTCTGCACTGGATCAAGTAGACGTAACTGGTCCAGTGAGTCTGATAACTGAGACACAGAATTTCAGGCACTCTACGCATGACGCAACTGGTGGCCCAGCGAGTCTGACAATGGAGACCCTGAATTTCAGACATCCCGCACATGACGCTAATGACACATTTATGGGCGATACTGAAAACCCTACCAGAGAGATTTCACGCATACCTTCGCTTGTAACTGAACTTCCTCGCTGCAGCAGTGCAGGACTTGAAGATATTTCAAATGTTCTGGAACAAGATGCAGGGTCAAATAAATTAGACGTAAGTTATTCAACAAAAATCGCGAAAGTAACACCTTCATGGCGGAATGTACcgacaaaattttattgaaattatatttgttCTATGTAGATATGTCGGAATACCACAAAACCTGCTTTCACTTTGTCTGCATTGGAGAATGAAGAACTCGATTTAACTGTAGAAAACGTCAGTGACAAGCAGGAATCCATTTTGGATGTTgcagcaaaatttttcgttgaaaaaatagcTGAAAATGGTATGAATCATGCTTTATATTTATGGAGCAAGCCGATTCAGAGCTAGCAATTAGTGTGCACCAGTTACAAAGCTCTGATCTATACCAATTGATACTTTTCTAGTTTCAGAGACAACCTGTCGTCCTGCTCCATCGACCAGTGGTAATCGAGTATCACCTGAACCTACAACAACTTTGCAAGAAGAGAATGTTGTTGAGAATCAAAGTGAAGATCAACATGTAGAAAATGCATCGACCGATATTCCACATTTAATACCAAAGAACATCCtgagtgaaaatgaaaatactacgagtaagatattttttgattatcgcGTAGGTTCGGAAAATAGTACCAATGGTGAGGgtgtggaagaaaaaaattcaatgaaattgacGGAATATTCACCTGGCATTTCACCAAGTAAAATAGAAGATGACATAGAGAATATGAATAACAGTGAAGAAGATAACTTAAGCGATGAAGTGACATCACCAACGATTGACCCTTTATTTTCTGCAGTAGAAAGAGCGGCTTGTAACAAAGGCGATCGTTCAAAGAATCGCGAGGAGACGGAAGAAGAATATAGAAGACAAAGAGATCCAGATGCTATGATTGCTTCGTTGGATCGATTGACAGCTACACTGGTTCAGCAAACAGAGGCAATGAGAGAACGCGATTCTTCTGCTATGAAACAAAGCGTTGTCAGTGATACTTGGAATGAAGATTCGCCAAATGATGTTTCTTTTCCTAGTATAAGCGTGAGCGCACCGTTAATCGCCTCTTTCAAAAGCGACAATCAAGAAGATCAGACCATCCCAAATCCAGAGTATTCTGATGAATTGATCGGCACACAGGAAGTCATGACGGATTCGAGGATAATTGAACAGGAGGCCAACAAACTGGCAGCTGCTGTTAACGCAAGGGTCGCAGAATTTGACTTGGATGCAGTCAGTATGACATCAATGGATCTTGATGCAATAAAGCCTCCGTCTACAATGGGTAGTCTTGTATCACTAACTACGAGTTTGATCGGACCTATCGATACCACCGAGCATTCAATTGTCAGAGAAAGGTGTCATTCTGCTTCACTTCCTCCTTTGCAACTCAAGAGTCAGATATCGATAGACTGTCGAAATGGACGAAAGAAGTCACTTCCTGCTGGAGTTATGGCTAAAAGAGCACTCAGTCAATACCAGAATCACACTGGGAGTCTTGAGAATTTACTGAGCGAAACTGGCACCACCAGTATGTCTCACTTGGAGAATGTCAAGCCACCTTCGATGATGGACGAATTGTTGGATGCTATGGATATGGAAAACAGTATGCTGAGCGTTGCAAGTATTACTTCGGAAGTTGCAGACACCAAGGACCAGGATTCACACAGTTTAACATCCAGCGATCCAATATTTGATTTGCTAAAACCAGTTGCCAATATTTTGTCTATGACCTGCATGCGATATGCGGAATCTATGCAAGTCAGTGGCAATAATAGTCTTAGCGAGTGTCTGGAGAATATAAATCCCCCTTCTCTTTTTAACGAGGTAAGCGAGATGGATGAATCTACAATGGAACCGACCAGCGAAACGTTTTGCAGCGATACTCTGTGCATCGATAATGAACTTCAGACGGAAGAAGTTTGTCGAGATCGTGAAATTTCAATAGATCGAATAGAAGAATGTGACAATGACACCGATGACGCAGCTACTTCCATCCCATCTGAATACTGTGTTAGTAGTTCAGCAGAGTCTACACCAAAGAAATGGCACAACAAAAGTAACTTGACTCCAAAGCAGAAAAGACAATTGGCGAAAGAAAGATATAAAACTTATACTATTGCTGCGGAAATggtgaaaaaggaagaagaggagCGGCGGAAGAATGATCATGAGGAGAgcaaaattggaaaatatgcCCGTGGTAAGTGCTCACCTTTTTCAAAGCTTACGCCTAAACAACGGAGACAAGAAGATAGAGCTCGATTCCAGACCCAAGTGTTGAATAATCCATTCCCTGAACTGGTCGCGTACAATGCTACAGAGTGTCAGACACCATTAGCAGATAATCCAGAGAGTCCGGAAACTGAAGAGGCGTCATCGGCTGTGAAATCTTGTATTCCGACACTCAGAAAGCTTTCAgggggaaaaacaattaagCAAAAACGAGCTGAGAACAAGGATAGATATCGTACAAGGACACTGGATGACGAAGAAGCGCAGGAAGCTAGCAAAGATGTAGATGCTGTAATATCTGGAACTCACTTTGGTGATTCTGACGCCTCTCTTGAAACGATGCTACTTATTACGCCTGGTGAAATGAAAACTAAGCTTGAAGATTTCGTCGGCCAAGGCTCAAGTTCCGGCAAGCCTATCGGTGAAGATGTTTTAACTGTGAGCAAGGCACAGAATTTAACATTAGACGACTTCGAGTCGGAATATGATTCGAGAGTGCGTGTTGCTGATGGACTTCACAAAAGGTTTGGAAAATCACAATTGTCAGAGCCGACTGCTGTGTTAAGTTTTACATCAAGATTCAATGAACAAAAGCAGTTATCTCCGTCGAAAGACTCGCTCCAAGATCTTGCATCACCAGCGGAACCAGAGAGTCAAGGGAATTCTGATTCTAACAATGAGAGTGACGAGGAGTCGAATAGTGCCAACAATCAATCGCAGATACCAAAAAGACCAAGGATCGTCAAACCAGGAACAATAAGTAGAGATGCTAGCGTCGATTCAAATGCTACAGATAAATCTGAATCGGAGAGTCCGAAGACGATCAGAGGACGAAGAAAAGCTCTGTACTTTAAGCCAACTACACGTAAATCAACGCCAACTACTTCTCCTTCAAAAATACACAACGGCGCTGTTAGCGGAATACCGATAGGACGCAGTAATACCTCACCTCTGGTTCGAGGAACAAGAGCGACTACTCTGAGGCAAACGCATAATCCAAGTTTCCCAACAAAACATCAACAGAAATCAGTTGCCAACTCTAAAATCATATCACCGTCTGCTTGTGCAGTGGAAAAACGGATCCAGGGTTCTGCCTTGACTGCAAACAAAACTTCTATTCCTCAGAGAGGGACCGTTTTTAATTATTCCAAATCGACAAAACGCCATACTACTCCTTTGGGTTCTTCTTCAGCTTCGTATGCATTCAAAGATGACAGGAAGGAACCTGCGATCAAACCTCTCGAAAGGCAAGGTACATTTACAAAAGAAGAACCAGAAGTTGAGAATGCGCCAACAGTGCTTCCACCCTGTTCGCCAAACAGAAGTAAAATAGCTAAACCAATAAAAACTTCACCTTCCAAAATTCAGACTCCCAGCAAGTCCAAACCGATTACTAAAATTCTTCAAACGCAGCAGTCTAAATTCACTAAAGCGAACAATTTGGATAAAGATCAAGCTAGAAATTCGTCACCCACTGTTACTTATCAAAAACGAAGTCTCATAGGATCTCCGATTAAAAATTCTCCTAGCAATCAAAGTTTACAAAGTAACGAATCCGCCCGGACTACAAAGAAAACGAATTGCCTGGGCCAAAGGTCTAATAGTAATTCCAGCATAGTGTCAAATTCTTCTACGGGCATCCAAGGTCGTCGGACTTCCAAAGAAGCCACCAGTAAAATCGCGAGCTTGTGGAAAAGAGTAGAAGAGAGCAAGACCAAACAgcgttttgagaaaaatgatacGAGGCACTGGATCACACCTGCCAACGATACCATTGAATCTGGGAATCCGGTTGTTACCACCAAGCCGCCAACATTTCGATTAATTCGGAGTTCTACTTTTGAGGGAGTTCCTAAAGATATCAGCAGAAATGGTTCGCCAGGTAGACCTAAATCTAATGTGGCAAAGCAGCCTGCTAAGGTAACAGATACTCAAGGCCTTAGTCCGAAGTATCGGAATTCGTGTGACTTGACTGGAATGAGTATCGCAGAAGCGCATTGTAAGATCCCAGTCAAATATCCCGAATTATCAGCGGGGACAAGAAACACCATACAGATAGACGATAGCACAGTAATTTTGAGAAAACCACAGACTACTCAACCCTCGGTAGATCCTGTGGAGGTCGATCCCACAAAACGCGTTTCCCGTCTTGGATCGTTCATACGAGTTGAACCACCAGAGACAGAAGGTGGTAACACGCAAATGCAAACGTATGTCAACTCAGTACGTACTCCAGCATCAGCAATCGTTCCACCGTTTAATTACAATCCCAAACAAAGTAACCCGGTAAAAGCAAACATTAGTGAAATTGATGGTAAGCTTGTGGTGACGGAATGTCAAATGGAAATCACTACTAGTTCCATGAGAGTAACTACGGTATAAATAGAGAAATGAATAGAATTCAGTAAGTTGCAAGGGTAGCattgattttctttattcatcTGTTTGATTGAGACTGGTCATCCCAATTCGGTAGCTTGCCCAAAGTCTACACGGTTGCGTTTTTaacattttaaatatttattcatattgcCCTTGCTGGATACTTTTGTATATTCGTTCTGTGATTTTAAGGTAGTGGTTTTAATTACTTGTTACTATTCGATCAAACTGCCAAGATTATGAGCCTTTGCCGgcagaaattttctttttaaatccaATCACGGAGTTGGAATGACCGGTTTTACGGACTTTTTTACTTATACTCTTATTGCATTGGTCAATGTGCAATTTGATATGTTACGCAGCAAATAATATCTAGGTGCGTGGATTGCGTGAGAAAGTAATACCTTACGTTTTGAAAGCTGAAGATATGTAACTGTAAATATGATAATCTCCATACGATTGATTGACATAATTTATAGTACAGACCAGCAGATTATTTATcacatttaaatatttattttactgtgTATATAATGAAAGAAGATAGAGCAAATAGGAAGGTTAATCgttaatatgtatgtaatcaGATATTATGTATGTAATGTACAACATTTACGAGATTAGGTATTCATTGTCATTCATTGTAGTTTTCAGATGACATGATTTCAAAGAAgatactgt from Neodiprion lecontei isolate iyNeoLeco1 chromosome 1, iyNeoLeco1.1, whole genome shotgun sequence includes these protein-coding regions:
- the LOC107219364 gene encoding uncharacterized protein LOC107219364 isoform X7, producing the protein MEPELKEKDERKSSTPSPELPAHCGKPYNEDGSSEEDGGPSGCSRTHRLSSLYHGTWPVERGLWNSQQTGLGNQQSTSTTVHNDIASVMSFSSSVSMGVGCPGGAQEMQGQRRLGAKVDVVYSLLGMLGGAEGREDMSATLLSMSNSTDSCLAMRQSGCLPLLVQLIHAPGQDPETRDRASQAIHNIVHSRGEERAGRREARVLRLLEQLRDYCQSLRTTLAARQPLDDFDRHPGPTIAALMKLSFDEAHRHAMCQLGGLHAVAELIEMDHAAHGSECDDQNCVTLRRYAGMALTNLTFGDGNNKALLCSFREFMKALVAQLRSPSDDLRQVTASVLRNLSWRADSSSKQTLREVGAVVGLTMAAMEGRKESTLKSILSALWNLSAHCSTNKIDICAVEGALAFLVDMLSYKAPSKTLAIVENAGGILRNVSSHVAVREDYRSILRERGCLQVLLRQLRSPSLTVVSNACGALWNLSARCPQDQRMLWDLGAVPMLRSLVHSKHKMISMGSSAALKNLLGARPGSSNLVHLDSTARGLGLPTLPTLVARRQKALEQEIDQNLAETCDNIEPSTSPTNKDDKFGFKVERRYADLDSRSGHSYQMQNGQPGPSSMRFNCVARSESRESVRSITSTHSDTIFERVNRHVLNGVSPTESQAKQQSSSLHAATGFNTGISADSTAKVANSDRKYVLRYKNAFPERQRAVNELSFNDVADLRCTTSTMSWASAADQEAACSQILMRSSIDESSLSNELNNPLIANSDDIKSQYFSEGSGLSSITRSGASLPVTSSQQVDECVHYGNENREIMGAIKKDTTVSKPVDYRLRYTLRDVDQDEKQHSGYFVESEEEFPHSSNIKNPCAEERTQYKTSGLKVCREFNGKDNTVTSTTYESWKSEPSKGLKHSSETSSLNSLDKHANYRLDQASNSSSSISSLTGTVVGDKSAASITQKPSNALEESNNNSMVEAKNDISTLDSVSDVDRSHKFTDHQQEQTSLTFPQYDSLGLLSGFDEHSSLASNSSLRLESFTGNEFLESPAESMSVNNLQPVCTSNMQNQESTLSDQHLSHAESYSVMHNTFVNDVTPNGLTIDDEPKIANDSRLKEYSAISAAGISESDEIGESLNLGIGSILEDREEDTEVNEVDNGSDHLFADVTSEAEAARHKTPFRRNSLQKSPQPVSNLTRYQTSSALDQVDVTGPVSLITETQNFRHSTHDATGGPASLTMETLNFRHPAHDANDTFMGDTENPTREISRIPSLVTELPRCSSAGLEDISNVLEQDAGSNKLDICRNTTKPAFTLSALENEELDLTVENVSDKQESILDVAAKFFVEKIAENVSETTCRPAPSTSGNRVSPEPTTTLQEENVVENQSEDQHVENASTDIPHLIPKNILSENENTTSKIFFDYRVGSENSTNGEGVEEKNSMKLTEYSPGISPSKIEDDIENMNNSEEDNLSDEVTSPTIDPLFSAVERAACNKGDRSKNREETEEEYRRQRDPDAMIASLDRLTATLVQQTEAMRERDSSAMKQSVVSDTWNEDSPNDVSFPSISVSAPLIASFKSDNQEDQTIPNPEYSDELIGTQEVMTDSRIIEQEANKLAAAVNARVAEFDLDAVSMTSMDLDAIKPPSTMGSLVSLTTSLIGPIDTTEHSIVRERCHSASLPPLQLKSQISIDCRNGRKKSLPAGVMAKRALSQYQNHTGSLENLLSETGTTSMSHLENVKPPSMMDELLDAMDMENSMLSVASITSEVADTKDQDSHSLTSSDPIFDLLKPVANILSMTCMRYAESMQVSGNNSLSECLENINPPSLFNEVSEMDESTMEPTSETFCSDTLCIDNELQTEEVCRDREISIDRIEECDNDTDDAATSIPSEYCVSSSAESTPKKWHNKSNLTPKQKRQLAKERYKTYTIAAEMVKKEEEERRKNDHEESKIGKYARGKCSPFSKLTPKQRRQEDRARFQTQVLNNPFPELVAYNATECQTPLADNPESPETEEASSAVKSCIPTLRKLSGGKTIKQKRAENKDRYRTRTLDDEEAQEASKDVDAVISGTHFGDSDASLETMLLITPGEMKTKLEDFVGQGSSSGKPIGEDVLTVSKAQNLTLDDFESEYDSRVRVADGLHKRFGKSQLSEPTAVLSFTSRFNEQKQLSPSKDSLQDLASPAEPESQGNSDSNNESDEESNSANNQSQIPKRPRIVKPGTISRDASVDSNATDKSESESPKTIRGRRKALYFKPTTRKSTPTTSPSKIHNGAVSGIPIGRSNTSPLVRGTRATTLRQTHNPSFPTKHQQKSVANSKIISPSACAVEKRIQGSALTANKTSIPQRGTVFNYSKSTKRHTTPLGSSSASYAFKDDRKEPAIKPLERQGTFTKEEPEVENAPTVLPPCSPNRSKIAKPIKTSPSKIQTPSKSKPITKILQTQQSKFTKANNLDKDQARNSSPTVTYQKRSLIGSPIKNSPSNQSLQSNESARTTKKTNCLGQRSNSNSSIVSNSSTGIQGRRTSKEATSKIASLWKRVEESKTKQRFEKNDTRHWITPANDTIESGNPVVTTKPPTFRLIRSSTFEGVPKDISRNGSPGRPKSNVAKQPAKVTDTQGLSPKYRNSCDLTGMSIAEAHCKIPVKYPELSAGTRNTIQIDDSTVILRKPQTTQPSVDPVEVDPTKRVSRLGSFIRVEPPETEGGNTQMQTYVNSVRTPASAIVPPFNYNPKQSNPVKANISEIDGKLVVTECQMEITTSSMRVTTV